From Juglans regia cultivar Chandler chromosome 6, Walnut 2.0, whole genome shotgun sequence, the proteins below share one genomic window:
- the LOC109019532 gene encoding disease resistance protein RPV1-like translates to MLKWKEALKRVADLSGLPLANFRDESAFIQNIIRWLDSKIVNQTPLSVARHPVGIESRIRDIYDQHLNIEMNDIIRVVGIFGTGGSGKTTISNDIYNRISSQFERSCFLKDVRETSKQTGGLIKLQNRLLFDILGTCLDIHDVDRGINVIRHRLSSKRVLLILDDVDELVQIEKLAGDRDWFGSGSRILITTRDQHLLEVFEVDSKYKVKILDENEALRLFSLHAFKKEPLEGYVELSKQVTKYAQGLPLALKVLGSDLNRNLKK, encoded by the exons ATGCTGAAATGGAAGGAAGCTTTGAAAAGAGTAGCTGATTTGTCTGGTTTGCCATTAGCAAACTTCCG GGATGAGTCGGCATTTATCCAAAATATCATACGGTGGCTGGACTCAAAAATAGTAAATCAAACACCTTTAAGTGTTGCTAGACATCCAGTTGGGATAGAGTCTCGTATACGAGACATTTATGATCAACATTTAAATATCGAAATGAATGATATTATACGCGTGGTAGGGATATTCGGAACCGGTGGAAGTGGTAAGACAACTATTTCAAATGATATCTACAACCGGATTTCTTCTCAATTTGAAAGAAGTTGTTTCTTGAAAGACGttagagaaacttcaaaacaGACAGGAGGTCTAATTAAGCTGCAAAATAGACTTCTTTTTGATATTTTAGGAACATGTTTGGATATTCATGATGTTGACAGAGGCATCAATGTGATAAGGCATAGACTTTCCTCTAAAAGAGTTCTActaattcttgatgatgtggatgagTTGGTCCAAATAGAAAAGTTGGCTGGCGATCGTGATTGGTTTGGCTCAGGAAGTAGAATTCTCATCACAACAAGAGATCAACACTTATTAGAAGTCTTTGAAGTTGATTCAAAATACAAGGTGAAGATTTTGGATGAGAATGAAGCTCTTCGACTGTTTAGCTTGCATGCTTTCAAGAAAGAACCACTTGAAGGTTATGTGGAGCTCTCTAAACAGGTAACAAAATATGCTCAAGGTCTTCCACTAGCTTTAAAAGTGCTAGGTTCAGATCTAAAtagaaacttgaagaaataa
- the LOC108984703 gene encoding disease resistance protein RML1B-like gives MKQIVLPIFYDVDPSEVRHQKGIFGESFDKLGDKLKDNAKMLKWKILGTISNIDDVDKGVNVIRDRLCSKRILLVLDDVNEMVQLEKLARDRDWFGSRSRILITTRDQHLLEVFEVDSKYEVKILDENEALRLFSLHAFKKDEPLEGYVELSKQGLSMWKCEKLEEIIELPPNIRHINVSGCKSLERFSEVSKILEFNGSHIRSLQRIELSGFDKMHENIWNDKVQNPLLWKGFYEYDATLFPEYQIPEWLSYVHEFLKDNDDGRQRGEEEWVLDIEGPYYLEDISGIVLYQVMFLQDAESWRKYIGCSAKITTNGSNHVCCIKEGVLLVNMDLDSATENTPGYVVWEGYSNLQSFELKVLDNLRVQFDRFYERKVSFYKSCRAKVVYKNEMRAKKMDEETFHFSSTLGTLELSRSDNVILPASIKRFVGLRDNLKRHFQVELYFRGIGFRTVLGKMESFKERGILRLGRFGEFPEYDQNGMDLSSCESLTKPRDLSRIPNLEWLDFADCTNLVEVHASVGSLNKLEHLDWQLLV, from the exons ATGAAGCAAATTGTTCTACCAATTTTTTACGACGTAGATCCATCAGAAGTACGGCATCAAAAAGGGATTTTTGGAGAATCCTTTGATAAACTTGGAGATAAGCTCAAGGATAACGCAAAGATGCTGAAATGGAAG ATCTTAGGAACAATATCGAATATTGATGATGTTGACAAAGGAGTCAATGTGATTCGAGATAGACTTTGCTCTAAAAGGATTCTACTAGTTCTTGATGACGTGAATGAGATGGTCCAACTAGAAAAACTAGCTAGAGATCGTGATTGGTTTGGCTCAAGAAGTAGAATTCTCATCACAACAAGAGATCAACACTTATTAGAAGTCTTTGAAGTTGATTCAAAATACGAGGTGAAGATTTTGGATGAGAATGAAGCTCTTCGACTGTTTAGCTTGCATGCTTTCAAGAAAGATGAACCACTTGAAGGTTATGTGGAACTCTCTAAACAG GGTCTTTCCATGTGGAAATGtgagaaacttgaagaaataaTAGAGCTTCCACCAAATATAAGACACATAAATGTTAGTGGATGCAAATCATTAGAGAGATTTTCGGAAGTATCAAAAATATTGGAATTCAATGGAAGCCACATCAGATCGCTACAAAGAATTGAGTTGTCCGGTTTCGACAAAATGCATGAGAATATATGGAATGATAAAGTGCAAAATCCATTATTGTGGaag GGATTCTATGAATATGATGCTACTTTGTTTCCAGAATATCAGATTCCAGAGTGGTTGAGttatgttcatgagtttttaaaagataatgatGATGGCAGACAGAGGGGAGAAGAAGAGTGGGTATTAGATATTGAGGGGCCATACTATTTGGAAGATATAAGCGGAATTGTATTATATCAGGTAATGTTTTTGCAAGATGCTGAAAGCTGGAGGAAATATATTGGTTGTAGTGCTAAGATAACCACTAACGGCTCAAATCATGTATGCTGTATTAAAGAAGGAGTACTATTGGTTAATATGGATTTGGACAGTGCAACGGAAAATACGCCTGGATATGTTGTATGGGAGGGGTACTCCAATTTACAATCTTTTGAACTAAAGGTTTTGGACAATTTGCGAGTTCAATTTGATCGTTTCTATGAGAGGAAGGTGTCGTTTTATAAAAGTTGCAGAGCCAAAGTGGTATACAAGAATGAAATGAGAgcaaaaaaaatggatgaagaAA CATTTCATTTCTCATCCACTTTGGGAACGCTAGAACTGTCAAGGAGTGATAACGTTATCCTTCCTGCAAGCATCAAAAGATTTGTTGGATTGAG GGACAACTTGAAGAGGCACTTTCAGGTGGAATTATATTTCCGGGGAATAGGATTCCGGACTGTTTTAGGAAAGATGGAAAGTTTCAAAGAAAGAGGCATTCTTCGACTTGGTAGATTTGGAG AATTTCCAGAATATGACCAGAATGGAATGGACTTGTCTTCTTGTGAATCTCTGACAAAACCCCGTGATCTTTCTCGGATTCCAAATTTAGAGTGGCTCGATTTTGCTGATTGTACAAACTTAGTTGAGGTTCATGCTTCTGTTGGATCCCTTAATAAGCTTGAGCATCTCGACTGGCAGTTACTGGTTTAA